Proteins encoded within one genomic window of Lysinibacillus louembei:
- a CDS encoding polyphosphate kinase 2 family protein codes for MKKLSDLDLTLSMDKKMYKKKLKMLQYEMLNAQQFLFNNKIGLIFVFEGMDAAGKGGAIKRLTERIDPRGLVVHPISAPQPHELRYNYLHRFWRKLPQHGQIAIFDRSWYGRVLVERLEGFATKDEWSRAYEEINNFEKLLTDGDYIVIKFWLHIDEEEQLKRFNDRAADPYKAWKLTDEDWRNREKFKDYTSAANEAFAKTDSEHAPWILVPGNDKLYARVQVLKETLAHIEKEAERRGLHLTNQFVAPQDEAEEEVEQVPSVDMKPKNVVKSKKKKRK; via the coding sequence ATGAAAAAATTAAGCGACTTAGATTTAACATTAAGCATGGATAAAAAAATGTATAAAAAGAAATTAAAAATGCTACAGTATGAAATGCTCAATGCACAGCAGTTTTTATTTAATAACAAAATCGGCTTAATTTTTGTATTTGAAGGAATGGACGCAGCTGGTAAAGGTGGCGCAATTAAGCGATTGACAGAGCGTATAGACCCGCGTGGCCTAGTTGTACATCCAATTTCTGCCCCACAGCCACATGAGCTTCGCTACAATTATTTACATCGCTTTTGGCGTAAATTACCTCAGCATGGACAAATTGCTATATTTGACCGCTCTTGGTATGGACGAGTGTTAGTAGAGCGTTTAGAGGGTTTTGCAACAAAGGATGAGTGGAGCCGCGCATATGAAGAAATAAATAATTTTGAAAAGCTGCTAACAGATGGCGATTACATTGTCATTAAGTTTTGGCTACATATTGATGAAGAAGAGCAGTTAAAGCGCTTTAATGATCGCGCTGCAGATCCTTATAAAGCTTGGAAGCTTACAGATGAGGATTGGCGCAATAGAGAGAAATTTAAAGATTATACGTCAGCGGCTAATGAAGCATTTGCCAAAACCGATAGTGAGCATGCGCCATGGATTTTAGTACCTGGCAACGACAAATTATATGCACGCGTGCAAGTTTTAAAGGAAACGTTAGCCCATATAGAAAAAGAAGCAGAAAGAAGAGGGCTTCATTTAACAAATCAGTTTGTTGCTCCGCAGGATGAAGCTGAAGAAGAAGTTGAACAAGTGCCATCAGTGGATATGAAGCCGAAAAATGTAGTGAAAAGTAAAAAGAAAAAGCGCAAATAA
- a CDS encoding GNAT family N-acetyltransferase codes for MLRDFLSLFQKKGDAVITIACNRCDLRTLVEADAPNLAVLLAENKYFWSTYEPLHHPNFYTVETQRKKIMESLYLLQEKREFSFGIFAKGTNRLIGHISLYAVKRLPYSSAFIGYSMDQHFVGKGMATEAARAVVKFAFEQVGVHRVEAYVAPANTASIRVLEKVGFQKEGLLRKLLFINGQWVDHYMFALLAED; via the coding sequence ATGCTGAGAGATTTTTTAAGCTTATTTCAAAAGAAGGGTGATGCGGTGATTACAATCGCATGTAATCGATGTGATTTGCGAACTTTAGTAGAAGCGGATGCACCTAACTTGGCTGTGTTGTTAGCTGAAAATAAATATTTTTGGTCAACATATGAGCCATTACACCATCCTAATTTTTATACAGTAGAAACACAGCGTAAAAAAATTATGGAAAGCTTATATTTATTGCAAGAAAAGCGGGAGTTTTCCTTCGGCATATTTGCTAAAGGAACAAATCGCTTAATAGGACATATTTCCCTTTATGCAGTGAAAAGACTACCATACTCTAGTGCCTTTATTGGCTACTCTATGGACCAGCATTTTGTAGGAAAAGGGATGGCGACGGAGGCAGCGAGGGCGGTAGTGAAATTTGCCTTTGAACAAGTAGGGGTTCATCGTGTTGAAGCATATGTCGCACCAGCAAATACTGCGTCAATACGTGTATTAGAGAAGGTAGGCTTTCAAAAAGAAGGGCTCCTACGTAAGCTATTATTTATTAATGGGCAATG